In the genome of Phycisphaerae bacterium, one region contains:
- a CDS encoding mandelate racemase/muconate lactonizing enzyme family protein, with protein sequence MKITGMHTIVVGNPWKNWLFVKLTTDEGITGLGECTYGLGTRAVEAMLEEMRALIIGEDPTRIEGLGDTWQKALFLVHGPIISAALSGLNIACWDIAAKAAGLPLYRLLGGQTRPRIRAYANGWYQGPREPSFFAERAAEVVTMGYTALKFDPFGHAYQFLEPAEKKKSMAIVAAVRDAVGDEIDLMIEAHDRFSVATAVRIGRLLEAYRPMWFETPVLSYDIAATLDVARAIPVPVASGERFTSLNQLSELLQGRIVSIAQPETLRIGGVSGLLKAGAIAHGYGAHLAPHSAQSTFTTAVNTHLGVVIPNVLIQECFDDFHVAWARDVLSGCPWVVQGFLQPGEQAGIGVELDESEAAKHPYSPKHRLRLFEAGWEWRGSRPS encoded by the coding sequence GTGAAAATCACCGGCATGCACACCATCGTGGTTGGCAATCCGTGGAAAAACTGGCTCTTCGTCAAACTGACGACCGACGAGGGGATCACCGGACTGGGTGAATGTACGTACGGCCTGGGCACGCGGGCGGTCGAAGCGATGCTCGAGGAAATGCGCGCCCTGATCATCGGGGAAGACCCAACCCGGATTGAAGGCCTTGGCGACACGTGGCAAAAAGCCCTGTTCCTGGTGCACGGGCCGATTATCTCCGCCGCGCTCAGCGGCCTGAACATCGCCTGCTGGGACATCGCGGCGAAAGCGGCCGGATTGCCGCTTTACCGATTGTTAGGCGGCCAAACACGCCCCCGGATCCGGGCTTATGCCAACGGCTGGTACCAGGGTCCGCGCGAACCGTCTTTTTTCGCCGAACGAGCCGCCGAGGTCGTCACTATGGGCTACACCGCTCTCAAGTTCGATCCTTTTGGTCACGCCTACCAGTTTCTGGAGCCTGCCGAGAAAAAGAAATCGATGGCGATTGTCGCTGCGGTGCGCGATGCTGTCGGAGACGAGATCGACCTGATGATCGAGGCGCACGACCGTTTCAGTGTGGCGACCGCTGTCCGGATCGGACGTCTGCTCGAAGCATACCGTCCGATGTGGTTCGAGACACCGGTCTTGTCTTACGACATCGCGGCGACACTGGATGTGGCGCGCGCCATACCCGTTCCGGTTGCTTCCGGCGAACGCTTCACATCCCTGAACCAGTTGTCTGAACTGCTGCAGGGTCGGATCGTATCCATTGCCCAGCCGGAGACGCTCCGGATCGGCGGCGTTTCCGGACTACTTAAGGCTGGCGCGATCGCGCACGGCTATGGCGCCCATCTGGCGCCGCACAGCGCCCAGAGCACGTTTACGACCGCCGTCAACACGCATCTTGGCGTGGTGATTCCCAATGTGCTGATCCAGGAATGCTTCGACGACTTTCATGTCGCCTGGGCCCGGGATGTGTTGTCCGGCTGTCCCTGGGTCGTGCAGGGATTCTTGCAGCCGGGCGAGCAGGCCGGTATCGGGGTCGAGCTGGACGAGTCGGAAGCGGCCAAGCACCCTTATAGTCCGAAACATCGCCTGCGCCTTTTTGAGGCTGGCTGGGAATGGCGCGGGTCACGGCCTTCCTGA